Proteins from a single region of Desulfosporosinus sp. Sb-LF:
- the ftcD gene encoding glutamate formimidoyltransferase, with translation MVKVVECIPNISEGRRLDVVDEILAEVRQVAGVTLLDYSSNADHNRTVISMIGEPEKVLEAAWRLISKAAEKIDLDQHQGEHPRMGATDVVPFVPVRGMSMEECVELAKTLGERVGRELSIPVYLYEKAATRAERRNLAEVRRGQYEGLKESITTPERAPDYGPSVLGKAGAIAIGARPPLVAFNVNLGTTNIEIGKAIAKGIRGSSGGFVNVKALGIDLSEQGLVQISMNMVDTEGTPLYRAMEFIKTEAAHFGVPIVGSEIVGLVPLDAMMDVATYYLGLRDFSSEQILEKRVFGF, from the coding sequence GTGGTAAAAGTCGTAGAATGTATTCCAAATATTAGTGAGGGTAGGCGGCTGGATGTTGTAGATGAAATTCTTGCTGAGGTGAGGCAGGTAGCGGGTGTTACTTTGCTGGATTATTCTAGTAATGCGGACCACAATCGGACGGTTATTAGTATGATTGGTGAACCAGAGAAGGTGCTTGAAGCTGCCTGGAGGCTGATTTCTAAAGCGGCCGAGAAGATTGATCTTGATCAACATCAGGGAGAACATCCAAGGATGGGAGCTACGGATGTTGTTCCTTTCGTTCCTGTACGGGGTATGTCCATGGAAGAGTGTGTTGAGCTGGCTAAAACGTTAGGGGAACGGGTTGGACGAGAACTTTCAATCCCTGTCTATCTCTATGAGAAGGCGGCGACAAGGGCCGAAAGACGGAATCTCGCGGAGGTTCGTAGAGGGCAATATGAAGGACTGAAGGAGAGTATCACGACGCCTGAGCGTGCTCCGGATTATGGACCGAGTGTTTTGGGAAAGGCGGGAGCGATTGCCATTGGGGCTCGTCCGCCTCTTGTTGCGTTTAATGTAAACCTTGGAACTACAAATATTGAGATTGGTAAGGCTATTGCCAAGGGGATTCGTGGGAGCTCCGGAGGATTTGTCAACGTCAAGGCGCTGGGGATTGATCTTTCCGAGCAAGGTCTTGTGCAAATCTCAATGAATATGGTGGATACCGAAGGAACTCCACTGTATCGGGCTATGGAGTTTATTAAAACTGAAGCCGCTCACTTCGGAGTGCCGATTGTCGGTAGCGAAATTGTTGGTCTGGTTCCGCTTGATGCTATGATGGATGTGGCAACCTACTATTTGGGTTTGCGTGATTTTTCAAGTGAGCAGATTTTAGAGAAGCGTGTGTTTGGGTTTTAG
- a CDS encoding ABC-F family ATP-binding cassette domain-containing protein, whose protein sequence is MNILTAENLTKSYGEKVLFADISFGIDDGEKIGLIGVNGTGKSTLLKILAGVEWPDQGKVTMGNSVRLEYLPQNPDFEDEATVLQQVFKGNSPVMQLLREYEMALEKLDEDPDQPRLQQTLIALGQQMDELDAWQLENEAKSILNKLGISKFDTLVGTLSGGQRKRVALASALINPTDILILDEPTNHIDNDTVDWLEQYLNKRKGALVMITHDRYFLDRVVGRVLELDQGKLYPYPGNYSRFLELKVEREEQVEATERKRQNLFRSELAWMRRGAKARTTKQKARIDRFEKLQADKPMEHADRLEMPAGASRLGKKILECTDVRKEFPDRGVVIEDFNYILLRNDRIGIIGPNGSGKSTLLNLIAGRLTPDRGSIELGSTVNMGYFTQENTYLNPDIRVIDEIKAVAEVIPTADGGFLTASQMLERFLFPPAVQWTQIGKLSGGEKRRLYLLRILMGAPNVLLLDEPTNDLDIQTLTILEGYLDEFPGAVITVSHDRYFLDRITDKIFSFEGEGVIRSYVGNYSDYREQIYAIAQAEAQADNLASLAKTYRKTDVQSENVEPERKKERPLKMTYKEQQDYEQIEAQISQTEEELQKNNQLMNDVGSDFGKLTELVAIQQALEQKLDDMLERWTHLNELAEKIAQNKG, encoded by the coding sequence ATGAACATCTTAACTGCTGAGAATTTGACGAAAAGTTATGGCGAAAAAGTACTGTTTGCTGATATTTCCTTTGGGATTGACGACGGAGAAAAAATAGGGCTCATCGGGGTTAATGGGACGGGTAAATCCACTCTGCTCAAAATCTTGGCGGGAGTGGAATGGCCGGATCAGGGCAAAGTCACGATGGGAAATAGCGTGCGCCTAGAGTATCTCCCTCAGAATCCAGATTTTGAAGATGAAGCGACTGTCTTACAGCAGGTTTTTAAGGGGAATTCCCCTGTTATGCAATTGTTGCGGGAGTATGAAATGGCCTTGGAAAAGCTGGATGAAGACCCAGATCAGCCGAGGCTTCAACAAACGCTGATTGCGCTAGGGCAACAAATGGATGAGCTGGATGCTTGGCAACTGGAAAACGAAGCTAAATCCATTCTGAATAAACTCGGAATTTCTAAATTCGATACCTTGGTAGGGACTCTATCAGGCGGGCAGAGAAAACGAGTGGCTTTAGCAAGTGCGCTCATCAACCCAACGGATATTCTGATTCTCGATGAGCCGACGAACCACATTGACAATGATACGGTGGATTGGCTGGAACAGTATTTGAATAAACGCAAAGGTGCGCTGGTCATGATTACGCACGATCGGTATTTTCTTGATCGTGTCGTTGGCCGGGTGCTAGAGTTAGACCAGGGAAAACTTTATCCTTACCCTGGAAATTATAGTCGTTTCTTAGAATTGAAAGTGGAGCGGGAAGAGCAAGTCGAGGCAACCGAGAGAAAACGGCAAAACCTTTTCCGCAGTGAACTTGCATGGATGCGTCGAGGAGCTAAGGCCCGTACGACTAAGCAGAAGGCAAGGATCGATCGTTTTGAAAAGCTTCAGGCAGATAAACCGATGGAGCACGCTGATCGACTTGAAATGCCTGCTGGGGCTTCACGCTTAGGAAAAAAAATCTTAGAATGTACAGATGTGCGAAAAGAGTTTCCTGACCGGGGTGTCGTGATCGAAGATTTCAATTATATTCTCTTGAGAAATGATCGAATTGGGATAATCGGCCCTAATGGAAGTGGTAAGTCGACCTTATTAAACTTGATTGCTGGTCGCCTCACCCCAGATAGGGGAAGTATAGAGCTAGGTTCCACGGTCAATATGGGGTATTTTACTCAGGAAAATACGTATTTGAATCCGGACATTCGTGTAATTGATGAAATCAAAGCGGTGGCTGAAGTGATTCCCACGGCTGATGGGGGCTTTTTGACTGCGTCTCAAATGCTGGAACGCTTTTTATTTCCACCAGCTGTTCAATGGACGCAGATAGGGAAACTTTCCGGAGGGGAAAAACGTAGACTTTATCTGTTGAGGATTTTGATGGGTGCTCCGAATGTCCTTTTATTGGACGAGCCGACCAATGATTTGGACATTCAAACTTTAACGATTTTAGAGGGATATCTGGATGAATTTCCAGGGGCAGTCATTACTGTTTCCCATGATCGGTATTTTCTCGACCGAATCACGGATAAGATTTTCTCCTTTGAAGGAGAGGGGGTTATTCGGTCGTACGTGGGAAATTACTCGGACTATCGTGAACAAATCTATGCGATAGCTCAAGCGGAGGCTCAGGCGGATAACTTAGCTTCTTTGGCTAAAACGTATCGAAAGACGGACGTTCAGTCGGAAAATGTTGAACCTGAGAGGAAGAAAGAACGCCCGCTTAAAATGACCTATAAAGAACAGCAGGATTATGAACAAATTGAGGCTCAAATTTCGCAAACGGAAGAGGAACTTCAAAAAAACAATCAACTTATGAATGATGTGGGCAGTGATTTTGGAAAGCTAACTGAGTTAGTGGCAATTCAACAAGCCTTAGAGCAAAAACTGGACGATATGCTCGAGCGTTGGACGCATTTGAACGAACTAGCGGAAAAAATAGCTCAAAATAAAGGATAG
- the hutI gene encoding imidazolonepropionase — translation MLYADLLIHSAQVMVTMKGHSGCPARGEGMSEIGLIEDGAVAIREGKIVAVGTTEEVLASGLVGPETRRIGAQGKVVSPGFVDPHTHVIYAGSRENELSLKLRGVPYLEILKQGGGILSTVRSTKQATDGEIKAQTSRRLQTMLSLGTTTVEVKSGYGLTLDEEMRALRLIKELNHEQVIDLVPTFMGAHAVPPGFSEEEFTDYIIEDMLPNVAAEGLAEFCDVFCEPGVFSVNSSERILSKAKQLNFKLKIHADELDPAGGAELAAKLSVTSADHLLQASDEGITALAKQGVIAVLLPATSFNLAKNSYARAREMISAGVPVALATDSNPGSSPTESMPLVLTLACLYLRLTPEEALTAATINAAHAIGRANEVGSLEVGKQGDVLILDIPNLNYLPYHFGNNPVGTVIKRGNVVWDSKIFDRQTT, via the coding sequence GTGCTGTATGCGGATCTTTTGATCCATTCTGCGCAGGTGATGGTGACGATGAAGGGTCACTCTGGATGTCCGGCTCGTGGGGAAGGTATGTCCGAGATTGGTTTGATTGAAGACGGTGCTGTGGCTATTCGAGAGGGTAAGATTGTAGCGGTAGGCACAACGGAAGAGGTTCTTGCTAGTGGATTGGTTGGGCCGGAAACTAGGCGAATTGGTGCCCAGGGTAAGGTTGTGTCTCCGGGGTTTGTTGATCCACACACGCACGTTATCTATGCTGGTTCGCGCGAAAATGAATTGTCCTTGAAACTTAGAGGAGTTCCTTACCTTGAGATTCTTAAACAAGGCGGGGGAATTCTCTCAACGGTTCGGAGTACAAAACAGGCTACGGATGGAGAGATTAAGGCTCAAACAAGCCGCCGACTTCAGACGATGCTTAGTCTGGGAACGACGACGGTTGAGGTGAAGAGCGGGTATGGTTTAACGTTAGATGAAGAAATGCGGGCGTTGCGTCTTATTAAGGAATTAAACCATGAACAGGTAATCGATCTAGTACCTACATTTATGGGAGCACATGCGGTTCCGCCGGGTTTTAGCGAAGAGGAGTTTACAGATTACATTATTGAAGATATGCTGCCAAACGTTGCAGCTGAGGGTCTTGCAGAGTTCTGTGATGTTTTCTGCGAGCCTGGGGTGTTCAGCGTCAACTCAAGTGAGCGAATTTTATCTAAAGCTAAACAACTTAACTTTAAGTTGAAGATCCATGCCGATGAATTAGATCCGGCAGGAGGAGCAGAATTGGCAGCGAAACTGAGCGTGACGAGTGCGGACCATTTACTTCAGGCTTCGGATGAAGGGATTACCGCTCTTGCTAAACAAGGAGTGATCGCGGTACTACTTCCGGCGACGTCGTTTAATCTTGCCAAGAATTCGTATGCAAGAGCAAGAGAAATGATCAGTGCTGGGGTGCCTGTGGCTTTGGCCACAGATTCGAACCCTGGGTCATCCCCTACAGAGTCCATGCCCCTAGTTTTGACCCTTGCTTGTCTTTATCTTCGCCTTACTCCTGAGGAAGCCTTGACGGCGGCGACAATCAATGCTGCACATGCCATTGGTAGGGCGAATGAGGTGGGAAGTTTAGAAGTGGGGAAACAGGGGGATGTTCTTATTCTCGACATACCGAATTTGAATTATTTGCCGTATCATTTTGGAAATAATCCGGTTGGGACGGTGATTAAACGGGGGAACGTGGTATGGGATTCCAAGATTTTTGATAGACAAACTACTTGA
- a CDS encoding cyclodeaminase/cyclohydrolase family protein yields MTLTKGVGNLNLRDLSLSEFAREVASSSPAPGGGSVAAYAGAQGYALVAMVCRLTIGREKFAAVQDEMRSLMDMAVARQELLLALVDEDTHGFKVVMEALGLPKNTEDEKMLRREALEVATIKAAEIPLRTAKECLAGLREIPSLLAKGNPNALSDMGVAALMFKSGLEGALYNVQINALGLKSIETKEDLLVECQVIRSEGNRLFEECQGTVLERLK; encoded by the coding sequence TTGACACTAACGAAGGGTGTGGGTAATTTGAATCTTAGGGATTTGAGTTTAAGTGAATTTGCCCGTGAAGTGGCTTCGTCGTCGCCTGCGCCGGGTGGCGGGAGTGTGGCTGCTTATGCTGGGGCTCAAGGATATGCGCTGGTGGCTATGGTTTGTCGATTGACGATTGGGCGGGAGAAGTTTGCTGCTGTTCAGGATGAGATGAGGTCATTAATGGACATGGCAGTGGCGAGGCAAGAATTGTTATTGGCTTTAGTTGATGAGGATACCCATGGTTTCAAGGTCGTGATGGAGGCCTTGGGTCTTCCGAAGAATACTGAGGATGAAAAGATGCTTCGTCGTGAGGCTTTGGAAGTGGCCACAATTAAGGCGGCGGAGATTCCCTTGCGAACGGCTAAGGAGTGTTTGGCAGGTTTACGTGAAATCCCTAGTTTGCTTGCTAAGGGAAATCCCAACGCTTTGAGTGACATGGGAGTTGCGGCTTTAATGTTCAAGTCGGGTCTTGAGGGAGCTCTCTATAATGTGCAAATTAATGCGTTGGGGTTAAAGTCCATTGAAACGAAAGAGGATTTGTTGGTGGAATGCCAAGTGATACGTTCTGAGGGAAATCGATTGTTCGAGGAATGTCAGGGTACGGTGTTGGAGAGGTTGAAGTAG